In the Wyeomyia smithii strain HCP4-BCI-WySm-NY-G18 chromosome 2, ASM2978416v1, whole genome shotgun sequence genome, one interval contains:
- the LOC129722378 gene encoding m7GpppN-mRNA hydrolase-like, which yields MATNSPVSTIVSANTTSTKPKANQQQSQTISSGILDDLGARFIINVPVEERQNLIRICFQIELAHWFYLDFYCSSVQKQKCGIKQFAFQLFQRIPFLQPHLLYVDKILEDWKQYKLSVPTYGAILLSEDMEQVLLVQSFWAKSSWGFPKGKINENEEPINCAIREVYEETGYDIKNLIVPSEYIELVINYQYTRLYLVRGVPLSTVFVPRTRNEIKCCEWFPIELLPVTKNENFVKDNHSLNGSSFFMILPFVKRLKKWLEKLQKNKHKPGNNNSPVFGSAGKQSIKYFENKTPGQSNNRQRQRHKSMGDLDQQQRSKSNGTKNVPNTAGAPTEGHSDFGPSAADFQPGGSTTNKKNNKKQVHHEVGINSTIAGSVGGRTQIKRKLFDTVVDEKSPAAANSDPYLAFNESKSWISFKLDYSKFL from the exons ATGGCTACAAATAGTCCAGTGAGTACGATAGTGTCTGCCAACACCACATCCACGAAACCAAAAGCAAATCAGCAGCAGTCGCAAACAATTTCGAGCGGCATTCTTGATGACCTGGGCGCTCGCTTTATCATAAATGTCCCAGTGGAAGAACGACAGAACTTAATCCGGATTTGTTTTCAAATCGAACTGGCTCACTGGTTCTATCTGGACTTTTACTGTTCATCTGTTCAGAAGCAAAAATGTGGCATCAAGCAATTTGCCTTTCAGCTGTTCCAA CGCATACCTTTTCTTCAGCCACACCTACTGTATGTTGATAAAATTTTGGAGGACTGGAAGCAGTACAAACTCTCGGTGCCTACTTATGGGGCTATCCTTCTTTCGGAAGATATGGAACAGGTATTGCTAGTGCAATCGTTCTGGGCGAAGTCTTCGTGGGGTTTCCCGAAGGGTAAAATTAACGAAAACGAAGAACCGATTAACTGCGCCATTCGAGAGGTTTACGAAGAGACGGGGTATGACATTAAAAATCTTATTGTTCCTAGTGAGTACATCGAATTGGTTATAAACTATCAATATACAAGGCTGTATTTAGTGAGAGGAGTGCCCCTTTCTACCGTTTTCGTACCTCGTACTCGTAATGAAATTAAATGCTGTGAATGGTTTCCAATTGAGTTACTCCCTGTGacgaaaaacgaaaatttcgtcAAGGACAATCATAGCTTGAATGGAAGTTCatttttcatgattctgcccTTTGTCAAACGGCTTAAAAAATGGCTGGAAAAGCTGCAGAAAAATAAGCACAAACCGGGAAACAACAATTCACCAGTTTTCGGTTCCGCTGGCAAACAAAGcattaaatattttgaaaacaaaactcCCGGCCAGTCCAACAACCGTCAACGTCAGCGGCACAAATCAATGGGGGACCTTGATCAACAGCAACGATCAAAGTCCAACGGAACCAAGAACGTTCCAAACACTGCCGGAGCACCAACAGAAGGACATTCGGATTTTGGACCAAGTGCAGCAGATTTTCAGCCTGGTGGTTCCACCACAAATAAGAAGAACAACAAGAAGCAGGTACACCATGAGGTGGGTATCAATTCGACAATCGCTGGTAGTGTTGGCGGAAGAACGCAAATCAAACGAAAACTTTTCGATACCGTGGTGGACGAGAAATCACCAGCGGCTGCAAACAGCGATCCGTATTTAGCATTCAACGAGAGCAAATCGTGGATTTCTTTTAAACTTGACTATAGCAAATTCCTGTAA